The Pseudanabaena sp. PCC 6802 genomic interval GTGCCTACTCGTCAAAGTTTGCTTTTGGGTAGCGTACCGCTAGGAACGACAAAGCTGCTCTATATCGCACATGGCGAGGTGAGAGCGGGGGTAGATTTGAGCGCGATCGCGCCGCAAGACGTAACCGTAACTCCGAACAGCATTACGATCGCCCTGCCACCGCCTAAAATTTTAGACAGCAAGATCGATGTCAAGCGCTCCAGCGTGTACGAGTACGATCGCGGCTTTTTAGGTCTAGGGCCGGATGTGGGTCCCAATTTACAGACCCTTGCCCAGCAAGAAACCCTTCGTCGGATTGAGAAAGCTGCTTGCGATAACGGCATTTTGACTGCAGCAAATCAAAGAGCAGAGCTTGTGGTGAGTCAGTTAGTAAAGCTAACAGGTGATGCTAAAGTCACGGTCAAAACGCAAGCACCCACGGCGGGGTCATGTTCCTGAGGATATAGTCGCTAGGCGGGAACGCAACCAGCTAAAATAGCTTTTGTAGTCTTAAGTTTCTAAATTACGGGCATGAAAGACCTCGATCTCGAAAAAACAATTGACAAGCTCAATGAGATTATGGAGTTCGAGTTGTCGGGGGTAGTGCGCTACACGCATTATTCCTTGATGATTACTGGCCCTAATCGCATTCCCATCGTCACTTTTTTTAAAGCGCAGGCAAACGAGTCTTTACTCCATGCTCAGCTAGTTGGCGAAATTCTCACTGGTCTTGAGGGGCATCCCAGCCTCCGCATAACCCCTCTCGAAGAAACTAATACCCACTCTGTCAAGGCGATTTTGTCTGAGAGCTTATATCACGAGCGTCAGGCAGTACGTTTTTACAAAGAATTACTAGAAATCGTCCAGGATCGCAGTGTTTATCTCGAAGAGTTTGCCCGCAGCATGATCGGTAAAGAAGAGTTGCATAACCTGGAACTAAGGAAAATGCTCCGGGATTTTGGGGGCTGAACCGAACTTTAGCCACCAAAATAACTTAATTCGTCCACAACTAAGAAATTAAACTAATGACGGTTCGCGTTCGCATTGCCCCTAGCCCCACTGGTAATCTCCATATCGGCACGGCTCGAACAGCCCTATTTAACTGGCTGTATGCCCGTCGTCATGGCGGAAAATTCATTTTGCGTATCGAGGATACAGATCGCGAGCGATCGCGGGATGAATACACGCAAAATATCCTGAGCGGCTTAGCCTGGTTAGGTATTGACTTTGATGAGGGACCTTTTTATCAAACCCAACGCCTGGAACATTACAAAGAGGCGGTTCGTGCATTGCTGGATCGGGGTTTAGCTTACTTCTGCTATGCCAGTGCCGAAGAGCTAGAACAAATGCGAGCGGAGCAGAAAGCCAAGAAACAGGCTCCCCGCTACGATAATCGCCATCGCAACTTGACCTCCGAACAGCAGGCAGCGTACGTGGCAGAAGGTCGCCGACCCGTAGTGCGCTTCAAGATCGAGGAGCCGCGTGAAGTGACATGGCATGACATGGTACGCGGTGAGGTGACGTGGAATACCCGCGATCTGGGCGGCGATATGGTCATTGCCAGAACTGACGACCAGGGACAGGTTTCTCTACCGCTGTATAACTTTGCGGTCGTGATCGACGATATCGAAATGGATATCACCCATGTGATTAGAGGTGAAGATCACATTGCCAATACTGCCAAACAAATCTTGCTATATGAAGCAATGGGCGCAAGTATGCCAGAGTTTGCCCATTTGCCTCTAATCCTGAATAAGGATGGAGCTAAGATTTCCAAGCGCGACGGTGCCACATCTGTAGATGAATTCCGTGCTATGGGATACATACCTGAAGCATTTAATAACTACATGGTTTTATTGGGTTGGTCTAAGCCTGATGCCCAGGATATCTTTACCATGCAGGATGCAGCCCCCTTATTCGGCTTCGATCGCGTCAACAAAGCGGGCGCGAGATTTGACTGGGATAAGCTCAACTGGCTTAACAGTCAATACCTGCACGATATGCCCGTGGAGGATTTGTGCGATCGCCTGATTCCCTTTTGGCAGCAGGCAGGTTTCAATCGCGAGGTTGACTTTGCGGCAGAACGCGGTTGGCTATTGGAACTGGTAACGCTAATTGCCCCCAGCTTAACTCGTCTCACCGATGCCGTGGAGATGACACGCTTTTTATTCGAGTCCGAACTTAAATTTACGGATGCCGCGATCGCGGCTTTGCAACCGGAAGCGGTGAAGCCAGTCATTACAGCGCTATTGGGGCAGCTTAAAGATACTCCCGTACTGACTGCTGATGCCGCAAATAGCCTGATTCAAACGGTGACCAAATTGCAAAATGTCAAAAAAGGTATGGTGATGAAGCCATTGCGCTGCGCGCTTACCGGCGACGTTCGCGGCCCAGAGTTAATTCCATCATTCCTGTTATTACACCAACGCGGTTTGGCGATACCGCGCCTACAGCAAGCCTTGTCAATAACGTAGTTAAACGGATCGGGTAAATATGGACGCAAAACACGATGAAGTTAAACAAATTGCCTCGCAATTGCTAGCTGGGATGCTTGCCAATCCGCATATATATCCCAATATCAGCGATGAGGGAGGTAGAGGACAGCTAGAGCAAAATCTGATAGTTGTAGCGCTGGAGATGGCTGAAAGCTTAATCGAGCATGTTGAGAGCAAACATCAGCATTGAACGAATCTTTACGGTTAGCCTGCACGGTCGATACTAGGCCTTGGGGTATTCCCCGTACTTGAAGTCTGCCTGCGCGGACTTCAAGTACAAGGGGGTAATTAAACAGGATTTGGTATTACCAGTATTCTGTTGCCAATTGCTCGTCCAGGGTTTTGTCGGGTAGCTCGGGTGATTTGGCGGGTTCTTTAGCTGGCGCGTCTAGTGGGTTTTTCACTGGCGGCTTGTCTGCTGGTGGTTTTGGAGCTGTTGTGCCGCTATGTACGACTACAGGCGTGCCTACTGAAGCCCAATTAAATAACCATTTGGCATGGTCTAGCGCTACGTTCGTACAGCCATGGCTGACGGGCGTACCAAAATTACGATGCCAATAAGCTCCGTGGATGGCATAGCTGCCAGAGTAATACATGGTATTTGGTACGTCGGGTACGTCGTAGTCAGCTCCTTGCATCCTCGCGATCGATTGCTTTGTTTGAATGGCAAACGTACCGACTGGTGTTTCGTGTCCGGGCTTACCCGTAGATACAATCACAGCATATACGGGTTTATCGCCTTCCCAGGCAATTAAACGCTGCGAACCCAGTCTGATCTCGATCCATTTCTTATCTGATACCATTAGTTCTTTCATTGCCCGAGCAATCGTGTCAGACGGCTTGGATGGCTCGGCGATCGCGGGTATAACGCTGCTGAAGCTGGCTAAAAGGGCTGCCGTAGTGGCAAGCCCCCACCGCAGCAATAACGAGCCAGTAAAAATGGCTTTCATGGATCGACTTCTCCTCAGTTTATGTCAAAAGCTTCCTACCTCTATTTTGCGCAAAAATCGTTGGTAAATGTCAGAAATTTCAAGAAATCTCAATAAAAAGCCATGAAAGTTAAAGTGGGTTATGTTGCAACTGTGAGTCAAAACGTTACAGTAAGAGACTTGTAGACCATAACACCACATTTGTTAGAATTTCGTGGTGAGCTAGAGGCATTATTCGTAAATTAAGGAAAGTTCAACGTGAGTAAATTTAGTGCGATCGAGTCTATTAAGGCCCAGGAAATTCTCGATTCGAGGGGACGACCCACGATTGAAGCTGAGGTACGACTAGCTGGAGGTGCCATAGGCTTAGCCCAGGTTCCTAGTGGTGCTTCTACAGGTAGCTTTGAAGCCCATGAGTTGCGTGATGGCGAAAAGAGTCGCTACGGTGGCAAGGGCGTGCTAAAGGCGGTACGCAATGTCACGGAAAAGATTTTGCCAGAGCTGGTCGGTATGGACGCGCTCAACCAGGAAGCAATCGATCGCGTCATGATCCACCGCGATGGTTCGCCCAATAAATCCAATCTGGGCGCAAATGCCATTTTGGGCGTTTCTTTAGCTACAGCTAAAGCAGCAGCAGCAGCGGTGGGGTTACCCCTCTATCGCTATTTGGGCGGGCCGCTGGCTAACGTTCTACCAGTACCCTTGATGAACGTCCTGAATGGCGGTGCCCATGCCGATAACAATGTCGATATTCAGGAGTTTATGATCGTGCCCAGCGGTGCGCCTAGCTTTAGGGAAGCTCTGCGTTACGGGGCAGAGGTATTTACCGCCCTGCAATCCGTATTGCATGAAAAAGGACTGGTAACCAGCGTTGGTGATGAAGGTGGTTTTGCGCCGAACCTGGAATCCAATCAGGCAGCACTGGAATTATTGGTAGATGCGATCGCCAAGGCTGGCTATACACCGGGCAAAGATATCAGTTTGGCTCTGGATGTGGCATCAAACGAGTTATTTAACAACGGCAACTATACGTTTGATGGCAAGTCGCACTCTGCCTCTGCCACGATCGCCTATTACGAGCAGGCGATCGCCAAATACCCGATTGTATCGATCGAAGATGGCCTGCAAGAGGAAGACTGGGAAAATTGGCAAACCATGACCGGGAAGCTTACCAATACGCAGCTTGTCGGTGACGATCTATTCGTCACGAATAAGGAGCGTTTGGATCGAGGCATCCGTGAAGGCTGTGCCAATGCCATTCTGATTAAGCTCAATCAAATCGGCAGTCTTACGGAAACCCTAGAAGCGATCGCTACGGCGGACAGAAACAGCTATCGTTCTGTAATCAGCCATCGCTCTGGCGAAACTGAGGATACTACGATTGCAGATCTGGCTGTGGCGACGCGGGCAGGGCAAATCAAAACCGGATCGCTTTGCCGCAGCGAGCGCGTTGCTAAATACAATCGCTTGCTTCGCATTGAAGCGGAATTGGGCAGTCAGGCGGTTTATGCCGGTGCGGTTGGTCTAGGCCCGACTAAATAGTTCGATATCCCATCAAGAATTTGCGCGTATCATGCCTCCGCCTTGCTTAGATTGCGCTCCTCCTGACCTGTGCGCGATCGTGCTGGCGGGGGGGCGAAGTTCTCGTATGGGTCAAGATAAGGCTCTGATACCGATTAATGGCATTCCCTTACTGCAACGTACGTGCGATGTAGCAGCAGCCTGTTGCGATCGCGCGTACGTTGTTACAGGGCGATCGCAAGATTATCAACATCTGCCATTAGCACGGCAATGCCAATTTCTGAGCGAATCCAATCCAGAGGGGCCACTGGTTGGTTTTTACGTTGGTTTGCGCCAATTAGATACGCAAGCAGTCTTAACCAACTGCGATTGGATACTCTTACTTGCCTGCGATTTACCTAATCTACAAGCGAGCGAATTGCAAAGGTGGGCGAGTCAACTGCCCCAGCTATCAGAGACCGTAATGGCGTATCTTCCCAAATATTCTGCTTCTGGCACCAATCCATCCCATAAACAATGGGAACCGCTGTGTGGATTTTATCGTCGGGACTGTTTGCCTAGCCTCAAGGGATTTATCGCCGATGGTGGCAGGTCGTTTCAGCGATGGCTAGATCGCATTCAGGTTGCCGAAATTCTCAACGTAAATCCACTCGTACTATTTAACTGCAATACACCTCAAGATTTCTCAGAACTATAGCGGTTTTCAAATGAAAACGAGAAGGGGGGTTGGGGGCGTTGCCCCCAAGAAGGGGTTCCACCCCTTCACCCCGTCAATAAAACCTGTTCTCAATTAAAAACCGCTATATAGCGGTTTTCAGATCGGCGGTGAGTAGGGGGTGTGGGGGCACAGTCCCCACGCAGGGGTGGAGCTTTACGATGCAAACGTAATATCTTCAAATAGTTCCTCGATCGCGAATTTCAGATTAATGCTCTCCAACTCGATGACATCACCGGGTTCGTATGCTGTTAATTCCCATTTGCCGCGATCGTTCGGTCGATAGATATCCACTGCGATCGCTTCAGAACTAACTAAAACGTACTCCTTTAAGCTAGCTGAACGGCGATACAGCGCAAATTTATTGCCTCGATCGTAAGCTTCTGTACTAGAAGATAAAACTTCCACAATCAAGCAGGGGTAACTGAGGAATTTAGTATTGCTGCGATCGCGATCGTCGCAAGTCACGCTCAGATCGGGATAGAGAAACAAATCCAGGTTAAACACTTCTACCTTAGCATCAGAATTAAATACTTGACATCTTTTGCCGCGCAAATAATTGCTAACCAGAGCGATAAAATTAACTGCGATTTTACTATGGTTGAGAGTGCCGCCAGTCATGGCGTAGACTTCACCATAAACGTACTCATAACGCAGTTCTTGTTTCTCTTCCCACTCCAAATATTCAGCGGGTGTAAATCTGTGCGAATAGTCAGAGGCAGCAACCATAAGCTATCTTTCATTACTTCCTAGAAAATATTTTAGCATTTGGAACTGTTCTCACCCTCCGGTGTCGGTTAACTTGATGACCAATTTCGATTAATCCGATTAGATTTGGGTGGCAGCATATTTGGGTTTACGTGTTACTATTTCTTGGGGCTATTCAGGATAAAGCGCATGCAAAAACTATCTCGATCGCATTTAACTCTAATAACCATGTTGTGCCTTTCCTTCGGCGCAGTTGCACCTGTTAGCCAGGTGCAAGCAAAGGATAAGTCGGAAGTTTCCCCCGATATTGTCGTACCCAGTGTGGAAGAGAGCGCGCCAGCCACCACTACGCCAAGCGCTCCTCAAGTATCCGAGCCTGCTCCTGCTGTGGATGCGATCGCTCCTCCAGAGCCGCAAGCACCAGCCCAGGTCGAAGTTCAGACTACTCAAGAAGTTAAGTCCAGCCCCGTACGCTCCGAACCCATCACAGTTGAGGTACAGTCTCGGACGAGTAAGCCAGACGTTGCTATATCTACGCCCAAATCCTCGCCAGAGCGCGTGGATATTATTATGGAAAGCCGTAATTCTGGTTGCCGATCTGTAGTTAGCAGTACCAGGAATTTGCAACCCGATCTGTGCGCGCCACAGATCGATCGCAGAGATTACCAAGCGATCGCCACTCACCCCAGTTTTGTCTACGAATCATCCTCGGGCTTTAGGACAGAGGTGCGGCAACTCACCCCCCGTGAAATTAAAGCCATGAGTCGGCCCAGTAATGGCGACAAGCGGATGCAGTTTCCGCTGGCGATTCCAGCTTTTATCAGCTCTTCGTTTGGGTTTCGCATCCACCCCATCACCGGACAAGGACGGTTTCACCAGGGTACAGATATCGCCGCTGCGGAAGGCACGCCCGTACTGGCTGCCTACAGCGGTAGGGTAGAAGTAGCAGGCTGGCTTGGCGGTTATGGCTATGTGGTAGCGATCGGTCACAGCGACACCCACGAAACCCGTTACGCTCATTTATCAGAAGTCCTGGTGAAGCCCGGTCAATACGTTAAACAGGGCACGGTAATCGGTTTAGTTGGCAGCACGGGGTTTTCCACTGGTCCCCACTTACACTTCGAGCTATGGGAAAGAAGAAAAGACGATTGGGTAGTCGTCGATCCTACCGACCAACTCGTTTTAGCTTTAGATGAACTGAATCGCTATCTTGCGCAGCTAGTTAAGTCAACCGCCAAGGGTTAATTTGACTTACTGCGGCCTTGCTGTATATTGATACAGGATTAGTGCCGCTGGAATAGCCGATCGAGTCAGGCATCTTGAGAATACCTATAGCAATTAGAAAATTCATTTTAAAGCCTTCTGGAACCACCTAGGAGGCTTTTGAGCTATAATGGTATAGTGTTTTGACGTTAGAGACTAAATAAACCTCAGAACGAATTTTTGGAGTTATTTCATCCATGCCAGAAACAATGACCGAGACCTACACCGCCGAGCAGATTCAGGTATTAGAGGGTATAGAGCACGTTCGCAAGCGCCCTGGTATGTACATCGGCTCTACAGGTCCCAAAGGCTTACACCATCTTGTCTTTGAAGTTGTCGATAACAGTGTTGACGAAGCTTTAGGGGGGCATTGCGATTTAATTACTGTCGATCTTTTAGAGGATGGCTCGGTAACAGTTAAGGATAACGGGCGGGGGATTCCTACTGATATTCACCCCAAAACTGGTAAGTCGGCTCTAGAAACTGTAATGACCGTATTGGGGGCGGGGGGCAAGTTCGGCGGCGAAAGCGGCTATAAGGTTTCGGGAGGCTTGCATGGCGTAGGGGTTTCTGTGGTTAATGCCCTATCAGAATGGGTGGAAGTTAAGGTCTGGCGGCAGAACAAGGTACACGAGCAGCGCTACGAACGGGGCGTACCCGTCGGCGACTTGAAAATTAGCAAAGCCGAGCCAGGCAGTCGGGGTACGCAAGTTACGTTTAAGCCAGATCCTCAGATTTTCCAAACCGATACCACTTTTGACTTTATGACGCTGGCCGGGCGCTTAAGGGAGTTAGCGTACTTAAATGCTGGGGTCAAAATTCAGTTTAGCGATCGCCGCAGTGAGGAACCAAGGATAGAAATCTATCACTACGATGGCGGCATCCGCGAGTACGTCACGTACATGACCCATGAAAAGGAACCGATTCACCCTGACATTATCTATGTCAAAGGGGAACGGGACAACGTGCAGGTAGAAGTAGCGCTGCAATGGTGTTCCGATGCTTTTAATGACAATATTCTGGGGTTTGCCAATAATATCCGCACGGTTGACGGCGGTACGCACCTGGAGGGCTTGAAAACGGTCCTGACGCGCACGCTCAACAGTACGGCGCGCAAGTTAAAGAAACTGAAAGAAAACGATTCCAACTTAGCGGGTGAAAACGTTCGCGAAGGTCTGACAGCCGTAATTTCTGTCAAAGTACCGGAGCCGGAGTTTGAAGGCCAAACTAAAACCAAGCTTGGGAATACGGAAGTACGCGGGATAGTAGATTCGTTTGTGGGCGAAGTTCTGAATGAATATCTCGAATTCCATCCCACTGTAGCAACTTCCATTCTCGACAAAGCAATCCAGGCTTTTAACGCCGCCGAAGCCGCTCGTCGCGCTCGCGAACTCGTCCGCCGCAAATCTGCATTGGAATCTTCCACCTTGCCCGGAAAGCTTGCTGACTGTAGCTCTCGCGACCCCCGCGAATCTGAAATCTTCATCGTTGAGGGCGATTCTGCAGGGGGTTCGGCAAAGCAAGGGCGCGATCGCCATTTCCAAGCGATTCTGCCTTTGCGCGGTAAAGTTCTCAATATTGAGAAAGCGGATGATAGCAAAATCTATAAGAATAACGAAATTCAAGCCCTGATTACGGGCTTGGGTATGGGCATTCGCGGCGAGGAGTTCAGTATCTCTCAACTGCGCTATCACAAAATTATTCTGCTGGCAGATGCGGACGTTGATGGGGCGCACATTCGCACGCTGCTGTTAACCTTCTTCTATCGCTATCAGCGCGAGCTTGTCGATCAAGGCTATATCTACATCGGTTGCCCTCCACTTTATAAAGTGGAACGCGGCAAGAACGCACAGTATTGCTACAGCGATCGCGACTTGCAAGCCCTGCTTGCCACTTTCCCCGCCAACGCCAACTACAATATCCAGCGCTTCAAAGGTTTGGGCGAAATGATGCCGCAGCAGCTTTGGGATACAACGATGAATCCCGCTACGCGCACCCTCAAGCAAATTACAATTGAAGATGCCGCCGAAGCCGATCGCATATTTACGATTTTGATGGGCGATCGCGTCGCACCGCGCCGCGAATTTATTGAAACCTACGGGCCTAAACTCAATCTCACAGATCTGGATATTTAGGAAAGGAACAATCTAGATTACGTCGATGCGATCGCATCGGAAATCTCTGGCCTGACTATTTTGCCCGCTCCTTAGTTTGCTAGGATAATGGTAGTAATATAGTGAAACTTAGAGATGTTGTTGAGCGTTTGGAGATCGATCCACGTAAACTCACAGACTATGCTTTGAATCCTGATAACCCGGTTGGGGCAGATAAAGCTTTGATGTTTCTTCGTCGTCTAGGATATACCAAGAGCAATTTTGAAATGCTCTTACAACAAATTCAATCTCAGGCTCTGAATGCTGAGGCAATTCTCACCCAAACGGATGCGCACGGACAGAGGTATCGGGTAGATCTGGAAATTACTGGTGTAGAAAACCAGCGAGAAGTTGTTCGCACAGGCTGGATTGTAGAACCTGATGCAGATTTTGCAAGATTGGTCACTTTGTTTGTAAAAAAGTAAATTATGGTAAAGCCCAAACTGTTTGATGTAATTGAGTTATTAAGAAATCTTCCTGAGACAAGCCTACAGGCAGGCTATCGGGGAGCGATCGTAGATATATATGCGGACGGACAGTATGAAGTAGAGTTCAGCAATGAAGCAGGTGAAACGCTAGCCCTTGTAACTTTATTTGCAGATCAGTTCATTGTAGTTTGGCGGTCAGCAACCAAAACTTGGGTGCCAATTGCAGAAAAAATCGAAGCTTTGGTGGCAGGTCTACCAGAAGATATTCGTGAAGAGGTTTTCGATTTTGCGCGGTTTATGTATAGTCGCAAATCAACTGTGCCCCATAGCTAGCAGAGATTTAGCGATCGCTTTGCTAGGATAATGGCAATAATAGCGATCGCAGTGCAAAGGAGGTGTAGCTCTATGACTCTGGCGACAAAGAAGAAATTAACGTTTGAGGAATATCTAGCCTATGACGACGGTACGGATACGCGGTACGAGCTGGTGAATGGGGAGTTAGTTGCCATGCCTGCGGAAAGCGACTTGAATCAGCGGATTGGTATGTTCCTACTCACCTGCTTTGCACAAATGGGTATACCCTTTTACTGTTTGCGCATGGGGTTAGAGATCGCGGTAATGGGAATGCGGACAATGGTGCGAATTCCCGATCTAGTAGTTTTGTCTGAAGACCTGGCAGAAGCTTTAAAAGGAGCATCCCGCGCGATCGTGTTGCCAGATATGCCACCGCCGCGTTTAGTAGTCGAAGTGGTATCGCCAGGCCAGGAAAGTATAGACCGCGATTATCGCTATAAACGTTCCGAGTATGCCGCAAGGGGAATTGATGAGTATTGGATCGTCGATCCGGGGCAACAAATAGTAACGGTGCTGACATTGGTAAGCGGACTGTACGAAGCGCAGGAATTTCGAGGGGGCGATCGCTTGTCTTCGCCAACGTTTCCAGAGTTAGCGCTGACTGCCGCACAAATTATAGAATCGGGTAGTTGAAATAGTGGTTCGATCGAGGCTGTATCGAGCATGACAAAGACGGGAGGTTTAGCTCTATGACTCTGGCGACAAAGAAGAAATTAACGTTTGAGGAATATCTAGCCTATGACGATGGTACGGATACGCGGTACGAGTTGGTGAATGGGGAGTTAGTTGCAATGCCACCGGAATCACGGCTGAATGCTCGGATTGCCATGTTTTTAATTTCTGTGTTCCTCAAATTCGTGCCATTTCGCCTGCTCTGCTGTAAAGATACGGAAATCGAAGTTAACGGTAGATTTGCCCAAACTCGTCTGCCCGATATCATGATTCTGTCGGAAGAATTGGATGAGGTTTTGGGAGATGCTCGCAGCACGATTACTCGCGATATGCCGCCGCCTCGCCTGGTTGTCGAAGTGGTATCGCCAGGACAGGAAAGCATAGATCGCGATTATCGCTATAAACGCTCTGAGTATGCCGCAAGGGGAATTGATGAGTATTGGATAGTCGATCCGGGGCAGCAAATGGTAACGGTGCTGACATTGGTAAGCGGACTATACGAAGCGCAGGAATTTCGAGGGGGCGATCGCTTGTCTTCGCCAACTTTTCCGGAGTTAGAGCTGACTGCCGCGCAAATTATAGGGGCGGGCGGTTGATGGGGTCTGATCGCCTGGATATGGCCGGATGGGGGTTGGGTTTGGCAAAAGTTGTGAAGTTAAAACTGTCCCAGAAACTTAACTTCGGGTTCGAGGAGCAGCGACCACTTCTCCTGGACGCGCTCCTGGATATAACCGATCAAGCGGGCAATATCGCTGGCGGTCGCGCCACCGCGATTGACGATGAAGTTAGCGTGGAGTTGCGCCACTTGCGCGTTACCAATCTGATATCCCTTCAGTCCCGTTTGTTCGATTAACCACGCCGCTGCCTTGGGATAAGGGTTGCGAAATACACTACCACAGCTAGGCAAATGATAGGGCTGAGTGGCATGTCTGGCTCTCAAATGCTCTTCCGTCGATGCCTTGATCTTTTCCGGATCGAAACCAGGTTTTAATTGCAAAGTTGCACCTGTAACAATGCTGCTGCCACCTTGCAAAACTGAGGTGCGGTAGCTGAATCCTAATGCGTCGGGTTTAAGGGCATAGGCTGCGCCATTGGCTGACATCATTTGTGCTTCTAGCAGCACATCCGCCGCACAGCCTCCCTGTGCGCCCGCATTCATCACAACCAGACCGCCAACCGTGCCAGGAATGCCCACTGCCCATTCAAATCCCGACCAGCCCCTGGCGGCTGCTAGCGTAGCCAGCCGCGCTACAGGTTCGCCAGCCGCAGCAGTAAGTCGCCCAGTGCGATCGTCAAACTCGATGCCGCGCAGATGGCGCAGGCAAATTACCAACCCTGACAACCCCCGATCGCCGATCAAGAGATTGCTACCCGCACCGAGAAATGTTAGCGGTAATTGCCGATCGCTACCCCACATCAAGCCGTCGCGCAGATCGTCAATGGAATGAGGATCGAGAAACCACTCTGCCTTACCGCCTACTTTAAACGAGGTCATATTCGCTAAGGAAACTGAGGCGCGAATCTTGGTGTCAGGGGTGGAATCGGCAATCATTTTCGTAAGGGGTTGGGTGATAGGGGTTGGGTGATATCGCAGGGGTTTAGCATTTGCCTGTTAATCTCTGCCTTAAGCGAAAATATTTGTTACAAATGCTAAACCCGTACAGGGGTTGGGTAATTCTAAGACTGTACGTAGCAGTTTGCCATTGCTTCAATTGTAGGTGCAATAATTCCGTTGAGGTTGCCAGCACCTAAAAATAGAGCTAGATCGCCAGATTTAAGCTGTTTAGTCAGAAAAGACTGTACTGCCACTAAGGTCGGACGATAATGTACGTTAGGGTGATGCTGGGCGATCGCCTCGGCCACTTGCTCGCCAGTAATGCCATCCTGATTTGGCTCGCCCGCAGCGTAGATATCTGTTACTACCACAGTATCCGCATCTGTAAATGCTGTAGCAAACTCAGATAGAAACCTGACGGTGCGACTGTAGCGGTGAGGTTGGAAGATAGCTACAACTTGCTTATGTTCCTGCTGTCTGGCAGAGACCAGCGTTGCTCTAATTTCGCTGGGGTGATGGGCGTAGTCATCCACAAAAATAATGCCATCATGCTTGCCTTTAACCTCAAAGCGACGACCAGCACCGACAAACTCTGGTAATGCAGCTTGAATTACAGGCCAATCTATACCGATGTGGCGGCATACAGCGATCGCGGCTAAGGCATTGGCAAGATTGTGAGAGCCTAGCAAACCCATCTCAATTTCGCCTGACGGCTTGCCTTTTTCTAGAATCATTGCCCTAGTTGCATCTGAATCGTACCTAACTTTAGTGGCACTATAGTCAGCGCTGGTGTCGTTCAAACTGTAAGTAATCTGAGGTTGCAGGTGCTGCTTGATATTAGCGCAGTCAGTACAGGCAACTACAACTTGGCAGCGATCGGTAAATATTTGAAATGTGGATATAACTTGTTCTAGGCTGTGGTAGTGATCGGGGTGATCTAACTCGATGTTAGTGACTACACCCAAGTAAGGAGAGAACTTAACCAGAGAACCATCTGACTCGTCGGCTTCCGCGACCAGGTATTCTCCTTGACCTAGTCTGGCGTTGCCCTGCCAGTCCTGCACTTCACCACCTATGACAATTGTGGGGTCA includes:
- a CDS encoding M23 family metallopeptidase; the protein is MQKLSRSHLTLITMLCLSFGAVAPVSQVQAKDKSEVSPDIVVPSVEESAPATTTPSAPQVSEPAPAVDAIAPPEPQAPAQVEVQTTQEVKSSPVRSEPITVEVQSRTSKPDVAISTPKSSPERVDIIMESRNSGCRSVVSSTRNLQPDLCAPQIDRRDYQAIATHPSFVYESSSGFRTEVRQLTPREIKAMSRPSNGDKRMQFPLAIPAFISSSFGFRIHPITGQGRFHQGTDIAAAEGTPVLAAYSGRVEVAGWLGGYGYVVAIGHSDTHETRYAHLSEVLVKPGQYVKQGTVIGLVGSTGFSTGPHLHFELWERRKDDWVVVDPTDQLVLALDELNRYLAQLVKSTAKG
- the gyrB gene encoding DNA topoisomerase (ATP-hydrolyzing) subunit B, translated to MTETYTAEQIQVLEGIEHVRKRPGMYIGSTGPKGLHHLVFEVVDNSVDEALGGHCDLITVDLLEDGSVTVKDNGRGIPTDIHPKTGKSALETVMTVLGAGGKFGGESGYKVSGGLHGVGVSVVNALSEWVEVKVWRQNKVHEQRYERGVPVGDLKISKAEPGSRGTQVTFKPDPQIFQTDTTFDFMTLAGRLRELAYLNAGVKIQFSDRRSEEPRIEIYHYDGGIREYVTYMTHEKEPIHPDIIYVKGERDNVQVEVALQWCSDAFNDNILGFANNIRTVDGGTHLEGLKTVLTRTLNSTARKLKKLKENDSNLAGENVREGLTAVISVKVPEPEFEGQTKTKLGNTEVRGIVDSFVGEVLNEYLEFHPTVATSILDKAIQAFNAAEAARRARELVRRKSALESSTLPGKLADCSSRDPRESEIFIVEGDSAGGSAKQGRDRHFQAILPLRGKVLNIEKADDSKIYKNNEIQALITGLGMGIRGEEFSISQLRYHKIILLADADVDGAHIRTLLLTFFYRYQRELVDQGYIYIGCPPLYKVERGKNAQYCYSDRDLQALLATFPANANYNIQRFKGLGEMMPQQLWDTTMNPATRTLKQITIEDAAEADRIFTILMGDRVAPRREFIETYGPKLNLTDLDI
- a CDS encoding DUF6883 domain-containing protein; protein product: MKLRDVVERLEIDPRKLTDYALNPDNPVGADKALMFLRRLGYTKSNFEMLLQQIQSQALNAEAILTQTDAHGQRYRVDLEITGVENQREVVRTGWIVEPDADFARLVTLFVKK
- a CDS encoding DUF4926 domain-containing protein, coding for MVKPKLFDVIELLRNLPETSLQAGYRGAIVDIYADGQYEVEFSNEAGETLALVTLFADQFIVVWRSATKTWVPIAEKIEALVAGLPEDIREEVFDFARFMYSRKSTVPHS
- a CDS encoding Uma2 family endonuclease, which codes for MTLATKKKLTFEEYLAYDDGTDTRYELVNGELVAMPAESDLNQRIGMFLLTCFAQMGIPFYCLRMGLEIAVMGMRTMVRIPDLVVLSEDLAEALKGASRAIVLPDMPPPRLVVEVVSPGQESIDRDYRYKRSEYAARGIDEYWIVDPGQQIVTVLTLVSGLYEAQEFRGGDRLSSPTFPELALTAAQIIESGS
- a CDS encoding Uma2 family endonuclease → MTLATKKKLTFEEYLAYDDGTDTRYELVNGELVAMPPESRLNARIAMFLISVFLKFVPFRLLCCKDTEIEVNGRFAQTRLPDIMILSEELDEVLGDARSTITRDMPPPRLVVEVVSPGQESIDRDYRYKRSEYAARGIDEYWIVDPGQQMVTVLTLVSGLYEAQEFRGGDRLSSPTFPELELTAAQIIGAGG
- the murB gene encoding UDP-N-acetylmuramate dehydrogenase — translated: MIADSTPDTKIRASVSLANMTSFKVGGKAEWFLDPHSIDDLRDGLMWGSDRQLPLTFLGAGSNLLIGDRGLSGLVICLRHLRGIEFDDRTGRLTAAAGEPVARLATLAAARGWSGFEWAVGIPGTVGGLVVMNAGAQGGCAADVLLEAQMMSANGAAYALKPDALGFSYRTSVLQGGSSIVTGATLQLKPGFDPEKIKASTEEHLRARHATQPYHLPSCGSVFRNPYPKAAAWLIEQTGLKGYQIGNAQVAQLHANFIVNRGGATASDIARLIGYIQERVQEKWSLLLEPEVKFLGQF